Proteins found in one Bacteroidales bacterium genomic segment:
- the nadC gene encoding carboxylating nicotinate-nucleotide diphosphorylase: protein MELDTTIKLALQEDIGPGDYTSLATVPGKADRKVHLLIKESGILAGIPIALKVFAQVDPGTRVNVFLEDGTRVQKGDIAFIAEGKAISMLTSERVALNFLQRMSGIATYTRQMADRIGDLPARIMDTRKTTPLLREIEKYAVRVGGGLNHRFGLYDMILIKDNHVDFAGGIGKAISLARKYLETKHLQLKIEIEVRNQSELAEVLEVGGVNRIMLDNFSPAELRKAVEKIGNRYETEASGGITLESVRDYAETGVDFISVGALTHHIRSLDMSLKAIKD from the coding sequence ATGGAACTTGATACAACCATTAAGCTGGCGCTTCAGGAGGATATCGGGCCGGGTGATTACACCAGTTTGGCAACCGTTCCCGGAAAAGCCGACCGGAAGGTACACCTTTTAATTAAGGAATCCGGTATTCTGGCAGGCATTCCGATTGCCTTAAAGGTATTTGCCCAAGTCGATCCGGGCACCCGCGTGAATGTTTTCCTGGAAGATGGCACTCGGGTTCAAAAGGGTGACATTGCGTTCATTGCTGAAGGAAAAGCCATCTCCATGCTGACTTCTGAAAGGGTTGCGCTGAATTTCTTGCAGCGAATGAGCGGAATAGCAACCTACACACGCCAGATGGCCGATCGCATTGGTGATCTGCCAGCCCGGATCATGGACACCCGAAAAACGACCCCCCTCCTGCGTGAGATTGAAAAATATGCCGTCCGTGTGGGAGGAGGACTCAATCACCGCTTCGGACTGTACGACATGATCCTGATCAAGGACAACCACGTGGATTTTGCAGGAGGCATCGGAAAGGCCATCTCACTTGCAAGAAAATATCTGGAAACAAAACACCTTCAACTGAAGATCGAGATTGAAGTGAGGAATCAGTCTGAGCTCGCGGAAGTGCTGGAAGTGGGAGGCGTGAACCGCATTATGCTCGATAATTTCAGTCCTGCAGAACTGAGAAAGGCAGTTGAAAAGATAGGCAACCGATATGAGACCGAGGCCTCCGGAGGCATAACGCTGGAAAGTGTGCGTGATTATGCTGAAACCGGGGTGGACTTCATTTCGGTCGGCGCACTCACCCACCATATCCGCAGCCTGGATATGAGCCTGAAAGCGATAAAGGACTGA
- a CDS encoding bifunctional lysine ketoglutarate reductase /saccharopine dehydrogenase family protein, translating to MNDILGIRIEDKYKYERRVPLIPLHIHQLMQDYHLEIQVQSSEKRIFKDHEFAHAGAHIVQTMEACPVIMGIKEIPLEAFEHGKTYMIFAHVIKGQPYNMPMLRRMMELNCNLIDYERITDEMGKRLIFFGRYAGLAGMINSLWSFGERLNVAGLKTPFMRIKQARHYDSLDEARWIISEVGQEILEQGLPDELQPLVIGFTGYGNVSAGAQEIASLLPIKEITPEQLLELHNRPNLPKNVLYKVVFKESDLVEPIDPVFNFELQDYYIHGKQKYRNQFERYIPHLSILVNGMYWDDRYPRIVTRDFLEQLYAEKEPKLKVIGDITCDVNGSVECTHKGTEVEDPVFVYDPFERKPTMGFKGKGLLVMAVDILPTELPRESSIMFSEALWKYMNAITRADYSLDFYDIELPAPIKRAMILHKGELTPDYAYISKFLK from the coding sequence ATGAATGATATCCTTGGCATCCGGATCGAAGATAAATACAAATATGAGCGTCGGGTTCCCCTGATACCGTTGCATATCCATCAACTTATGCAGGATTATCACCTGGAGATACAGGTACAGTCGTCGGAGAAACGGATCTTCAAGGATCACGAATTTGCCCATGCCGGTGCGCACATCGTTCAAACCATGGAAGCGTGTCCAGTCATCATGGGAATCAAGGAAATACCATTGGAGGCATTTGAGCACGGAAAAACATATATGATTTTCGCCCATGTGATCAAAGGACAGCCCTATAATATGCCGATGTTACGACGTATGATGGAGCTGAACTGTAATCTTATTGATTATGAACGTATTACGGATGAGATGGGCAAGAGGTTGATTTTCTTCGGACGTTATGCTGGGCTGGCAGGTATGATCAATTCATTATGGTCTTTCGGGGAAAGGCTGAACGTAGCAGGGCTGAAAACTCCTTTTATGAGGATCAAACAGGCCCGTCATTACGACTCGCTGGATGAAGCCCGGTGGATCATTTCCGAGGTGGGGCAGGAAATTCTTGAGCAGGGATTGCCTGACGAATTGCAACCTTTGGTGATTGGGTTTACAGGATACGGAAACGTTTCCGCAGGAGCCCAGGAAATTGCGTCGCTGTTACCCATCAAAGAAATCACTCCTGAACAGTTGCTTGAGTTGCACAACAGACCCAACTTGCCCAAAAATGTGCTGTACAAGGTTGTCTTTAAAGAATCGGATCTGGTGGAGCCCATCGACCCTGTTTTCAATTTTGAGCTGCAGGATTATTACATCCATGGTAAACAGAAGTACAGGAACCAGTTTGAACGCTATATTCCCCATTTGAGCATCCTGGTCAACGGGATGTACTGGGATGACCGGTATCCCCGGATTGTCACCAGGGATTTCCTGGAACAGCTTTATGCCGAAAAAGAACCCAAGCTTAAAGTCATCGGTGATATTACCTGTGATGTGAATGGATCGGTTGAATGCACGCATAAAGGTACAGAGGTTGAAGATCCGGTTTTTGTTTACGATCCGTTCGAAAGGAAGCCCACCATGGGATTCAAAGGGAAGGGCCTTCTGGTGATGGCCGTGGATATTCTGCCAACCGAACTGCCCCGTGAGTCTTCCATCATGTTCAGCGAAGCACTGTGGAAGTACATGAACGCGATCACCCGGGCTGATTATTCCCTGGATTTTTACGACATTGAGCTGCCTGCGCCCATCAAGAGGGCAATGATCCTGCACAAAGGGGAGCTGACTCCGGATTATGCGTACATTTCGAAATTTCTTAAATAG
- a CDS encoding TerB family tellurite resistance protein has product MAKYGKWILGGLGWVLGGPIGVILGLVLGSMFDAMQSGKYEYPGNATQPGDFGVSLLVLSAAVMKADEKVLKSELEYVKAFLYRQFGPEKGEQLVLLLRDLLESPINLQEVSVQIRYYMDHPSRLQLVHYLFGIALADGQSHPRELQVIRTICTYLGVSEVDFQSIKAMFVKETDSAYQILEISPDASDEEVHKAYRRLAVKYHPDKVSHLGEDVQRAAKEKFQKLNQAYQDIKKQRGLK; this is encoded by the coding sequence ATGGCAAAATACGGTAAATGGATCCTGGGCGGGCTGGGGTGGGTTCTGGGGGGACCCATTGGTGTTATCCTCGGACTCGTCCTGGGCTCGATGTTCGACGCCATGCAATCCGGGAAGTACGAATACCCGGGGAATGCTACTCAGCCAGGTGATTTCGGTGTCAGCCTGCTGGTGCTCTCAGCTGCAGTCATGAAGGCTGATGAAAAGGTACTGAAATCGGAGCTGGAGTACGTCAAGGCCTTTTTGTACCGACAGTTTGGCCCGGAAAAAGGCGAGCAGCTTGTTCTTTTATTGCGTGACCTTTTAGAAAGCCCGATCAATCTTCAGGAAGTGTCGGTCCAGATCCGCTATTATATGGATCATCCCTCCCGGTTGCAGCTGGTTCACTATCTTTTTGGAATTGCACTGGCCGATGGGCAGAGCCACCCCCGGGAGCTTCAGGTGATACGGACCATTTGCACTTACCTGGGTGTGAGTGAAGTGGATTTTCAGTCGATCAAGGCCATGTTCGTCAAAGAAACCGACAGTGCCTACCAGATCCTTGAGATCTCGCCCGATGCAAGTGATGAGGAGGTTCACAAGGCCTATCGGCGATTGGCCGTTAAATATCATCCGGATAAAGTCAGCCATCTGGGGGAGGATGTTCAGCGTGCGGCAAAGGAAAAGTTCCAGAAACTCAATCAGGCCTATCAGGACATCAAGAAGCAACGCGGACTCAAGTGA
- a CDS encoding 23S rRNA (pseudouridine(1915)-N(3))-methyltransferase RlmH: MKITFIMVGKTGERYLSEGTSLYEQRLRHYISFESITLDVPRTIKSSASADVRSNEARLILRHLQPDDHVILLDEAGTQLSSVELASHLQRLMNSGIRNCVFVSGGPFGFDQAVVDRANDSLSLSRLTFTHQMVRLIFTEQLYRAMTILRNEKYHHDERREERGERRKEK, encoded by the coding sequence ATGAAAATAACATTCATCATGGTCGGAAAAACAGGTGAAAGGTACCTGAGTGAAGGCACGAGTCTCTATGAGCAGAGACTCCGGCATTACATTTCGTTTGAATCCATTACCCTCGATGTTCCGAGAACGATTAAAAGCAGCGCATCCGCTGATGTCAGGTCAAATGAAGCCAGGTTGATCCTGCGTCATCTTCAGCCTGATGATCATGTCATCCTTCTGGATGAAGCGGGAACCCAGCTGTCTTCCGTTGAGCTGGCCTCTCACCTGCAAAGGCTGATGAATTCAGGGATCAGGAATTGTGTTTTCGTATCCGGGGGACCTTTTGGTTTCGATCAGGCTGTAGTCGACCGGGCCAATGATTCGCTTTCCTTATCCAGGCTAACCTTTACCCACCAGATGGTGAGGCTGATCTTTACCGAACAGCTCTACCGCGCGATGACGATCCTTCGGAACGAGAAGTATCACCACGATGAGAGGAGAGAGGAGAGAGGAGAGAGGAGAAAGGAGAAATAA
- a CDS encoding 2-dehydropantoate 2-reductase N-terminal domain-containing protein → MPTASKKTIVILGAGSMGTALGHILAEKEELKVILLTIEPEVADSINNLNSNQKYFPNIRLSKNLKATLGEYVFRDADILFLAIPSVAVMDYILQNRKYLNNSTILVNLAKGFANNNQVIAENLMELLPNPVCSMKGPAFARDMIGGSPTGFTLASHHTELWPVFGELFSETSVYLDYTNDLRGVEILSILKNIYAIVLGIVDAHYNSANLRFLLLTRAFNEMRHVLLFFGGQQETLFRYCGYGDFSLTALNDLSRNRTLGLLIGKGFFTEDISSRVVLEGRMAVNIFYEKLLREGVPDDKIPLMKQLYYVLNNNLPVQEMIRSLLSKDLSDAYPDD, encoded by the coding sequence ATGCCAACCGCCTCAAAAAAAACAATCGTAATCCTGGGTGCTGGTTCCATGGGGACAGCCCTGGGGCACATCCTGGCTGAAAAGGAAGAACTGAAGGTTATCCTGCTCACCATTGAGCCTGAAGTGGCCGACTCGATCAACAACTTGAATTCCAATCAGAAATACTTTCCCAATATCCGGCTGAGCAAGAATCTGAAGGCAACCCTTGGAGAGTATGTCTTCCGGGATGCAGATATCCTTTTCCTGGCCATTCCCTCCGTGGCCGTGATGGATTATATACTTCAAAATCGTAAATACCTGAACAACAGTACGATTCTTGTCAATCTAGCCAAAGGATTCGCCAACAATAACCAGGTGATCGCTGAAAACCTGATGGAACTGTTGCCCAATCCGGTCTGCTCAATGAAAGGTCCGGCCTTTGCCAGAGACATGATCGGAGGATCTCCCACCGGATTTACCCTGGCCAGCCACCATACGGAGCTCTGGCCGGTTTTCGGGGAACTGTTTTCAGAAACATCGGTTTATCTTGATTATACAAACGACCTCAGGGGTGTGGAAATACTGAGCATCCTGAAGAACATCTATGCGATCGTGCTCGGGATCGTGGATGCCCATTACAATTCGGCAAACCTTAGATTCTTGTTGCTTACGAGAGCATTCAACGAAATGCGTCATGTGCTGTTATTTTTCGGCGGGCAACAGGAAACACTCTTCAGGTATTGCGGTTACGGTGATTTCAGCCTGACCGCCCTGAATGACCTGAGCAGGAACCGCACCCTGGGATTGCTCATCGGAAAAGGATTCTTTACGGAAGACATTTCCAGCCGGGTGGTTCTGGAAGGACGTATGGCAGTGAATATTTTTTATGAAAAATTGCTGCGCGAAGGTGTCCCTGATGACAAAATACCTCTGATGAAACAATTGTACTACGTGCTGAACAATAACTTGCCCGTTCAGGAAATGATCCGGTCATTGCTGAGCAAGGATCTCAGTGATGCATATCCGGACGATTAA
- a CDS encoding saccharopine dehydrogenase C-terminal domain-containing protein: MKKVLILGAGMVVKPIVTHLLNKGYMVTVATRTKSKADAIIAGHPNGNSVEWTVDREQELDRLIQQHDLTVSLLPYIHHLMVARKCIHFKRDMLTTSYVKPEMRALDEEARKAGIIILNELGLDPGIDHMSAMRIIDHIHSKEGKVDEFYSFCGALVAPEVEENPFRYKFTWAPKGVVMAGNNDGKYLLNGNVRYIPTEDLFKNPLQVAFPGVGLLEVYPNRDSLPYAELYGIPEVKTIFRGTFRYQGWCGILDAMKRLGLLSYEKMNLEGLTYAGFLARQTGETDLDQLRNKIASRLDTAVDSLPVRALEWLGLFSDEPVNRREDSPFEIISDLMIAKMMIQPDERDMVVMLHTFVASYPDGKQEVIKSRMLDFGTLRTATSVARTVALPAACGVEMILEGRIRAKGVHIPVVPEIYKPILDSLEKMNIRMEEEYGLPLTERIRMNG, from the coding sequence ATGAAAAAGGTATTGATACTCGGGGCGGGAATGGTTGTCAAACCCATCGTGACGCATCTGTTGAACAAAGGGTACATGGTGACGGTTGCCACACGAACAAAGTCGAAGGCTGATGCGATCATCGCCGGGCATCCCAATGGAAACTCAGTTGAATGGACAGTGGATCGTGAGCAGGAGCTGGACCGCCTGATCCAGCAGCACGACCTCACCGTCAGCCTGCTTCCCTATATCCATCACTTGATGGTTGCCAGGAAGTGCATACATTTTAAGCGTGACATGCTGACTACCTCTTACGTAAAGCCGGAGATGCGTGCTCTTGATGAGGAAGCCCGAAAAGCCGGGATCATCATTTTAAATGAACTTGGACTTGATCCGGGAATCGATCATATGTCGGCGATGCGCATCATTGATCATATTCACTCGAAGGAAGGGAAGGTAGATGAATTTTATTCTTTCTGCGGTGCACTGGTAGCTCCGGAGGTGGAGGAGAATCCATTCAGGTATAAATTTACCTGGGCCCCCAAGGGTGTCGTCATGGCGGGCAACAATGACGGGAAATACCTGCTGAACGGAAATGTCAGGTACATTCCGACCGAGGACCTTTTCAAGAATCCACTTCAAGTAGCTTTCCCGGGAGTTGGTCTTCTGGAGGTTTATCCCAACAGGGATTCCTTACCTTATGCCGAGCTTTATGGAATTCCTGAAGTAAAAACGATATTCCGCGGCACGTTCCGTTACCAGGGCTGGTGCGGGATCCTCGACGCCATGAAACGGCTCGGCCTGTTATCGTATGAAAAGATGAACCTCGAAGGGCTTACCTATGCAGGATTCCTGGCCAGGCAAACAGGTGAAACGGACCTTGACCAGCTTCGAAACAAGATTGCCTCCCGGTTAGATACGGCTGTGGACTCCCTGCCGGTCAGGGCGCTGGAATGGCTGGGATTATTCTCCGATGAGCCGGTAAATCGCAGGGAGGACAGCCCGTTTGAAATCATTTCGGATCTGATGATCGCAAAGATGATGATCCAGCCGGACGAAAGGGACATGGTCGTGATGTTGCATACCTTTGTGGCCAGTTATCCGGATGGTAAACAGGAGGTGATCAAATCCAGGATGCTGGACTTTGGTACGTTGCGCACAGCTACCTCTGTGGCCAGAACCGTTGCCCTGCCTGCTGCCTGTGGTGTGGAAATGATTCTGGAGGGGCGCATCAGAGCCAAAGGTGTTCATATACCCGTGGTGCCTGAAATCTATAAGCCCATTTTAGATAGTCTTGAAAAAATGAATATCAGGATGGAAGAAGAGTACGGATTGCCACTCACCGAGAGGATTCGAATGAACGGGTAG
- a CDS encoding DUF4783 domain-containing protein: MKIYSILLIIFLFGIHLHSQQPVEVSEQVAQAVRLGNAELLSTFFGASVDITLIKTEGTYSRTQAMLIMKDFFTRYPPSGFEIKHQGSSDNGSQYMIGNYTSGNATYRTYILLKKVAEAFIIQQIRFEEE, translated from the coding sequence ATGAAAATCTATTCAATATTACTCATTATTTTCCTTTTCGGTATCCATTTGCATTCGCAACAGCCTGTGGAGGTGTCCGAACAGGTCGCACAGGCGGTCAGGCTGGGTAATGCTGAACTTCTTTCCACATTTTTCGGCGCCTCCGTCGATATCACGCTTATTAAGACAGAGGGCACCTACAGCAGAACCCAGGCCATGCTGATCATGAAAGATTTTTTCACCCGGTATCCCCCTTCCGGTTTTGAAATCAAGCATCAGGGCTCATCCGACAACGGATCGCAATACATGATCGGCAATTATACTTCAGGTAACGCTACCTACCGCACCTATATCCTGTTGAAAAAAGTTGCTGAGGCATTCATCATTCAGCAAATCCGGTTTGAAGAAGAATAA
- a CDS encoding phosphoenolpyruvate carboxykinase (ATP) encodes MVFPEDLLLELQKALEAHPNVHSNPERSEMIQHAVNNREAVISENGALATWTPRESTGRSPKDTVTVRRPESEKNIDWTSANNIAITPETFDMLFEDALSILARKPQIYVTDRVVGADSTYALPVRVATSDALQALFSDNMFRPVPADINRSIFKDRGFYLVQMPYDKLDSARYEGRLRKMPDGKTSDMAVAMDFDRHLGVIIGSAYCGSLKKLIFTVMNYYLPLEGILPLHCSANEGKNGDSALLLGLSGTGKTSLSADPERALLGDDEHGWDDHGIANFEYGCYAKMINIHPVKEKDIYDAVMHNDHYLNHGAIIENAMIYPDGRLDYFDDRFTPNSRASYPLRYLRNIKESSTAGHPRTILFLTADAYGVLPPVARLNKDQAMLWFLMGYTSKLAGTETGVTEPQATFSRFFGQPFMPLNPDMYADMLGEKMEKFNTQVYLINTGWSGGPYGVGHRIDINLTRKMVDAALSGDLENVIYEQDKNFHLQVPLSCPGVPSAILLPRNTWQDKDAYDSTAKKLARQFCDHFDKAYGGKDIKESIVRQCPGK; translated from the coding sequence ATGGTATTTCCAGAGGATCTGTTATTAGAATTACAAAAGGCTCTTGAGGCTCACCCGAACGTTCATTCCAATCCTGAAAGAAGCGAAATGATTCAGCACGCGGTGAACAACCGCGAAGCCGTCATCTCTGAAAACGGTGCACTCGCCACCTGGACACCGCGGGAATCCACCGGAAGAAGCCCCAAGGATACGGTCACGGTCAGACGGCCGGAAAGCGAAAAAAACATCGACTGGACCTCGGCAAATAACATTGCCATCACCCCCGAAACCTTTGATATGCTTTTTGAGGATGCCCTGTCTATCCTGGCACGAAAACCGCAAATCTATGTGACCGACAGGGTTGTGGGTGCCGACTCAACCTATGCACTGCCTGTCAGAGTGGCCACTTCTGACGCACTTCAAGCTCTTTTTTCCGATAATATGTTCCGGCCCGTACCTGCCGACATCAACCGGAGTATCTTTAAAGACAGGGGATTTTACCTGGTACAAATGCCATACGACAAGCTGGATTCAGCCCGGTACGAAGGAAGGCTACGCAAGATGCCCGATGGGAAGACCTCCGATATGGCAGTGGCCATGGATTTTGACCGCCATCTGGGTGTGATCATCGGTTCAGCTTACTGTGGCAGTTTGAAAAAATTGATCTTCACGGTCATGAACTACTACCTCCCCCTGGAAGGGATCCTTCCCCTGCATTGCTCAGCCAATGAAGGGAAAAATGGTGACTCGGCCTTGCTGCTGGGCCTCTCCGGAACGGGAAAAACATCCCTGTCGGCCGATCCTGAAAGGGCTCTGCTCGGTGATGATGAACACGGATGGGATGATCACGGAATTGCTAATTTTGAATATGGCTGTTATGCAAAAATGATCAATATCCATCCGGTAAAGGAAAAAGACATCTACGATGCTGTGATGCATAACGACCATTACCTGAACCACGGAGCGATCATCGAAAATGCCATGATCTATCCTGATGGCCGGCTGGACTATTTTGACGACCGGTTCACACCCAATTCCCGCGCCTCCTATCCGCTCCGCTATCTGCGAAACATCAAGGAATCTTCCACTGCGGGACATCCCCGGACCATCCTGTTCCTGACAGCGGATGCCTACGGAGTACTGCCGCCTGTAGCACGCCTGAACAAGGATCAGGCTATGCTCTGGTTCCTGATGGGCTACACCTCCAAACTGGCCGGTACCGAAACAGGGGTCACCGAACCACAGGCTACTTTTTCCCGTTTCTTTGGACAACCTTTCATGCCCCTCAATCCTGATATGTATGCTGATATGCTGGGAGAAAAAATGGAAAAATTCAATACCCAGGTCTATCTGATCAACACAGGCTGGAGTGGCGGGCCCTACGGAGTAGGACACCGGATCGACATCAACCTCACACGAAAAATGGTAGACGCCGCTCTTTCAGGAGATCTTGAAAATGTTATTTATGAGCAAGATAAGAACTTTCACTTGCAGGTTCCACTGAGCTGCCCTGGCGTGCCTTCAGCCATCCTCCTGCCCCGGAACACCTGGCAGGATAAAGACGCCTATGACAGTACAGCGAAAAAACTGGCCAGACAGTTCTGCGATCATTTCGACAAAGCCTATGGAGGCAAGGACATAAAAGAGTCCATCGTGAGGCAGTGTCCGGGGAAATAA
- the ppdK gene encoding pyruvate, phosphate dikinase — MKEQKQKHVYFFGNKQAEGNAGMKSLLGGKGANLAEMNLIGIPVPPGFTITTEVCTAYNAQGGHKVTELIKDEVTEAVGKIEKIMKKKFGDNKNPLLLSVRSGARASMPGMMDTVLNLGLNDEAIEGLTLKTGNERFAWDSYRRFVQMYGDVVLGMKPVSKEDIDPFEEIIEKLKEEKNIITDIELTTNDLKELVKRFKTAVKKVTGKDFPADPWEQLWGSILAVFNSWMNDRAIVYRKLNNIPDDWGTAVNVQAMVFGNMGDNSATGVAFTRDAATGENLFNGEYLINAQGEDVVAGTRTPQQITREGSRRWAKLQNVAEEDRHAHYPSLEEAMPKLYKELFKIQNDLERHYKDMQDLEFTIQDGKLWLLQTRNGKRTGAAMVKIAMDMLKEGLINKKTALLRIEPNRLDELLHPVFDGEAESKATVISRGLPASPGAAYGRIVFNADDAEAWVREEHDDKELSKVILVRIETSPEDLAGMHVAQGILTARGGMTSHAAVVARGMGKCCISGAGSLKIDYKSKTLTANGKVYREGDWISLNGSRGFVYEGKIKTKHPEMHGDFARLMELADKYTRMYVRTNADTPHDARVARNFGARGIGLCRTEHMFFEGERIKAMREMILASDEKGRREALDKLLPMQRSDFEGIFEAMDGLPVTVRLLDPPLHEFVPNEEENQRELATEMGITLEEIKTKVNDLHEVNPMLGHRGCRLGNTYPEISEMQARAVIEAALNLKARGINAVPEIMIPLTGTLTEMKLQEDIVRKTAETIFAERNDRITYKVGTMIEVPRAALVADRIAESAEFFSFGTNDLTQMGFGYSRDDSNKFLPVYLAKGILKNDPFQILDQEGIGQLMEMAVRKGRKTRPDLKVGICGEHGGEPSSVEFCNSVKMNYVSCSPFRVPIARIAAAQAELHRKMARKEKKLAKKTSAGI; from the coding sequence ATGAAAGAGCAAAAACAAAAACATGTGTACTTCTTCGGTAACAAACAAGCAGAAGGAAATGCCGGCATGAAAAGCCTTCTTGGCGGAAAAGGAGCCAACCTGGCGGAGATGAACCTGATCGGGATCCCGGTGCCCCCGGGATTTACAATTACGACGGAAGTATGCACCGCCTATAATGCACAGGGTGGACATAAAGTCACGGAACTCATTAAGGATGAGGTGACCGAAGCGGTGGGAAAGATCGAAAAAATCATGAAGAAAAAATTTGGCGACAATAAGAATCCGCTTCTTCTTTCCGTCCGCTCCGGTGCCAGGGCCTCCATGCCCGGCATGATGGATACGGTACTGAACCTGGGACTCAACGATGAAGCCATCGAAGGGTTGACGCTAAAAACAGGCAACGAACGGTTTGCGTGGGATTCCTACCGGAGGTTCGTGCAGATGTACGGAGATGTTGTCCTGGGAATGAAGCCTGTCTCCAAAGAAGATATCGATCCATTTGAAGAGATCATCGAAAAACTGAAGGAAGAAAAAAATATCATCACCGACATCGAGCTAACGACCAACGATCTGAAGGAATTGGTCAAACGGTTCAAAACAGCGGTTAAAAAAGTCACCGGAAAGGATTTTCCTGCCGATCCGTGGGAACAGCTCTGGGGGTCCATCCTGGCGGTTTTCAATAGCTGGATGAATGACAGAGCCATTGTCTACCGTAAGCTGAACAACATTCCCGACGATTGGGGAACAGCCGTCAACGTCCAGGCAATGGTTTTCGGAAATATGGGTGATAATTCGGCAACAGGGGTTGCCTTTACCCGTGATGCGGCCACCGGAGAAAATCTGTTTAACGGTGAGTACCTCATCAATGCCCAGGGAGAAGATGTTGTTGCCGGTACCAGGACGCCTCAGCAGATCACCAGGGAGGGCTCCAGAAGGTGGGCCAAATTGCAGAATGTTGCAGAGGAAGATCGTCATGCGCATTATCCTTCCCTGGAAGAAGCGATGCCAAAACTTTACAAGGAACTTTTCAAGATACAGAACGACCTGGAAAGGCATTATAAAGATATGCAGGATCTGGAGTTTACCATCCAGGATGGCAAGCTGTGGCTGCTGCAAACCCGCAACGGCAAGCGTACTGGCGCCGCCATGGTGAAAATCGCCATGGATATGCTCAAGGAGGGCCTGATCAACAAAAAAACAGCACTGTTGCGTATTGAACCCAATAGGCTGGATGAACTTCTTCACCCGGTCTTCGACGGGGAAGCGGAAAGCAAAGCCACTGTGATCTCCAGGGGCCTTCCCGCTTCACCGGGAGCTGCCTACGGCCGAATCGTTTTCAATGCCGATGACGCCGAAGCCTGGGTCAGGGAAGAACACGACGATAAGGAATTAAGCAAGGTGATCCTTGTCCGTATCGAAACCTCTCCCGAAGATCTGGCAGGCATGCACGTTGCACAGGGCATCCTTACAGCCAGGGGCGGAATGACCTCGCACGCGGCTGTGGTGGCACGCGGTATGGGAAAATGTTGCATATCAGGAGCCGGCTCGCTTAAGATCGATTATAAATCGAAAACGCTCACAGCAAATGGCAAGGTTTACCGCGAGGGAGACTGGATCTCACTGAACGGATCCAGGGGATTCGTGTACGAAGGAAAAATCAAGACCAAGCATCCCGAAATGCACGGAGATTTTGCACGCCTGATGGAACTTGCCGATAAATATACCCGCATGTATGTGCGCACCAATGCCGATACGCCCCATGACGCCCGCGTGGCCAGGAACTTTGGTGCCAGGGGAATCGGTCTGTGCCGTACCGAACATATGTTCTTTGAAGGCGAACGGATCAAGGCCATGCGCGAGATGATCCTCGCCAGTGACGAAAAGGGCCGCCGTGAGGCATTGGATAAATTACTGCCCATGCAGCGAAGCGACTTCGAAGGTATCTTCGAAGCCATGGATGGCTTGCCGGTAACGGTTCGGCTTCTGGATCCGCCCCTGCACGAATTCGTACCCAATGAGGAAGAAAACCAGCGGGAACTAGCCACGGAAATGGGCATCACCCTGGAGGAAATCAAAACAAAGGTCAATGATCTCCACGAAGTCAACCCGATGCTCGGCCACAGGGGATGCAGGCTGGGAAACACCTACCCCGAAATTTCGGAAATGCAGGCAAGGGCTGTCATCGAAGCTGCCCTGAATCTGAAGGCCAGGGGAATCAATGCCGTCCCGGAAATAATGATCCCGTTGACAGGTACCCTGACGGAAATGAAATTGCAGGAAGATATTGTACGTAAAACAGCCGAAACGATCTTTGCCGAGCGCAACGACCGGATCACTTACAAGGTGGGTACGATGATCGAAGTACCCAGGGCAGCCCTGGTCGCTGACAGAATTGCTGAATCAGCGGAGTTTTTCTCATTCGGAACCAACGACCTTACGCAGATGGGATTTGGTTATTCACGGGACGACAGCAATAAATTCCTGCCCGTGTACCTTGCTAAAGGCATCCTCAAAAACGATCCATTCCAGATCCTCGATCAGGAAGGAATCGGACAGCTGATGGAAATGGCCGTCAGAAAAGGCAGAAAAACACGACCTGATCTGAAAGTGGGTATCTGTGGTGAACATGGCGGTGAACCCAGTTCAGTGGAATTTTGCAATTCCGTAAAAATGAATTATGTCAGCTGCTCGCCTTTCCGGGTACCCATTGCCCGTATTGCCGCCGCCCAGGCTGAGCTGCACCGCAAAATGGCCAGGAAAGAAAAAAAATTGGCAAAAAAAACATCTGCGGGAATTTAA